Within Conexibacter woesei DSM 14684, the genomic segment CGATCGCGTCGCCGAGCGCGAAGCCGCCGAGCAGCGCGCCGCACGAGCCGACGCGGACGAGCCGGCGCGCGCCGAGCCGGGCCAGCTCCTCGATCACGATCGCCGCGCTGGGGCCGCCCATCCCCGTGCTCTGGATCGTCAGCGGCTCGCCGTCCGCCGCCGCGCCCGTGTACCCCCACAGGCCGCGGTGGTGGTTGAACATCTTCGGTCTCTCCAGCAGCGACTGCGCGAGCAGCAGCGCGCGTCCGGGGTCGCCGGGCAGCAGCACGCGCTCGCTGAGATCGGCGGTGGGGTGGATGTGGAGCGTGGTCGCCATGTCGGCGGCGAGCATAGACTGCGGCCTCATCTGAGCCCGGGCGGCGGGCGTCGTCGAATGGGAGGTCGAGAGATGGGCAGCAGCAGCTTCAGATCGCCGCAGGAGTTCCGCGAGGTGATCGACCAGATCTTCGGTCTGATGGACGGGGACGAGATGGGCCCGCAGCTGCGCGACGCCGACGTGCCGCAGCGCTTCGAGTTCGAGGATCTCGACCTCGTCGTCAACGTGCGCGCGGCGAGACCCGACGAGGACGGGCGCTACATCGTGTGGGAGTGGACCGACGACGTCGACTGGGAGCCGAAGGTCCGGATGGAGATGTCCTCCGAGACGGCCAACAAGTACTTCCAGGGCAAGGAGAACATCGCGATGGCGATCGCGCGGCGCCGGATCAAGACCGGCGGCGACATCAAGGCCGCGCTCGCGCTGATCCCGGTCGTCAAGCCCGTCTACGCGCGCTACGTCGACCTCGTCGAGCGCGAGTATCCGCACCTGAAGGTCTGAGAAACGGCCGTACGCGGACCGAGGCTGTTGACACACCCCGCGGGCGGGGAGTAGGTCTAGAGGCTCAACAGGCAACAGGCCGAGCAGTAGGTCCGCCGCCCGCACGCCGGTCCGCTCGGACGGGCATTGGGTGCGCAG encodes:
- a CDS encoding SCP2 sterol-binding domain-containing protein — its product is MGSSSFRSPQEFREVIDQIFGLMDGDEMGPQLRDADVPQRFEFEDLDLVVNVRAARPDEDGRYIVWEWTDDVDWEPKVRMEMSSETANKYFQGKENIAMAIARRRIKTGGDIKAALALIPVVKPVYARYVDLVEREYPHLKV